In Phycisphaerales bacterium, the sequence GGCACGATCGCCGCAGCCGCAGCCACATCACTCGTCGCCTCGAGCCACGCCTGCAGAAACTTCGGCGAGCGGACAAACGTGATGCCCCCGGCCCCGGCCTCGTGGGCCGCGTCGAAGCGTTCGACCACCATGTCCAAGGCGCCGTCGACCTCAACGCGAAGCCCCGCCGACCGCAGCGCCCCGACGATCCTCTCGATCGTCAGGGGCGTGCGTGTACGACACGAATCGGGCGTTGGGGCAGGCATGGTCCCGCGTCGGCCTCCCGATCACTTGCCCGCGGCATAGTTGTTGTTCATGCGCGTCGTCAGCGCATCGGTGATGTCCAACCGCTCCGAGACAAAGAGCATCGAGCGGTCCTTGATGATCGAGTTGTACTCGCCGTTGGTGCGGTTCGGAGGGAGCTTGATCTTTGACGTGTCGATCATGATCAGGTCAAACCCTTCGGCCTGGGCGAACTTCACGATCTCCGCGTTCACCTTCTCGTACAACTCGCGGATCACCTCGCCGCTCTCAACATCAGACCGACGCCGATAGAGCGCGACCTTCACCTTGAGCTGCTCGTTCTCCTCGTACAACTCCTGCTCGAGTTGGCGATGCTGATCGACCTGGTCATTGGGGAGTTCCGTGAGGCGCTTCGCCTTCACCTTGAGCGCCTCTTCCTTGGTCTCAATCTCGGCCTTGCGTTGCTTGGCGATGCCGTCGAGTTTTCCGTTCTCGTCCTTGAGTTCCTTGAGATTCCCGAAGAGTTTCTCCATGTCCACCACACCCACGACGGCCGGGGCGATCGATGCCTCACGTTTCGTCGCCGAGGCGCTGTGGATCTGAACACCCGCCAACGTCACCAGCGCAAGCGCCACGGCGAGAACGGTCGGCGAACGGAAGAGCGAACGAGTCTGGGTCATGATGATCTCCTGGTGCATTCTCCAGGCCTCTCGCCTGGTGCCGCCCGCGAGCAGGGGGGCGGCGTCTCCATGGGTCAATGATAGCGATTCAGCGGAACGGAACATCGACCGTGAACGTCAAGAGACGCTCGCGATCGCCCTCCTCCTTCAGGATCGGAAAGCCGAAATCGAACGCGAGCGGCACAGGGGAGAGCGGCGTGATCAGGCGGATCCCGAACCCCACCGAGGCGCGATAGTTGTCGAACGTGACATCGTTGTTCACCGTCCCCGTGTCCGCGAACAGAACCACAAGGAACTGGTCGGCGATGATGGGCTGTTGGAACTCGACGCCCGCCGAGAACTGGAAGGTCCCTCCGATCGGGTCTGAACTCGGAAGTCCGTTGTCGTTGCGTACGCCCCGGGGTGAGATGCCCCGCACCCCGAAACCGCGGAACGACTCACCGCCCAGGTAGTACCTCGAGTAGAACGGCACCTCGTCCGGGCTTTGCGGGATGTATCGAGAACCGATGTTGAACGCGAGCGTGCTGCGGTTGCCGAGGATGTCCTCATTCACCGGGACGATCAGACCGTAACTCGCGTTGAACGCGCTGTAGGTGAAATCACCCCCCAGCGCACCGATCTGCTCGACGCCCAGCGTGATCTTCGTCCCCTGCGTCGGGAGGATCGGTCGGTCGGTCGTCGTGCGCGTGATGCTGGCGCCGAGCGACGTCTGGAATGTCTCGTCGCCCACGGCAAAGTAATCGGTCGGCGCGCTCGCCTCGATCTGGTCCAGCGCGACCGACTGAAGGCCGAGCGTCGCGCTCCCGTTCCATCGCGAGCCGAATCGCCGACCCACGCTCAGTTCGGTCCCATAGCGAATGTCGTCGTACTCGCGGTACACGCGCCGGCGAGCATAGAGAGAGATGCCCCCGGAATAATCCGAGTCAAAGAGCGACGGCTCGCCAAGCGAGATCGAGAACGACTGCACGCGATCGCCCGGCGAGACCTCGACGCTAAACGTCTGCCCGCCGCCGCGGAACCCGCGCCCGCCAAAGTACTCCGAGAACGAACTCGGCCAGTCGAGAATGTCGAAGTTGCGCTGCTGGATGCTGAACCGGGCGGCCAGACCACCGTCCGATCCCACCGTCCCGCCGAACGCGATGCTCCCCGTGTTCGTCTCCTTGATCTCCACGAGCACATCGCGATACCAGGGCTCGTCTGCCGTCTCGGGCTGGATCGTCAGGCGCGGCCTGTCCTTGGGATTGTCCGTCGCAAAGAGCCGAGACCGCTCGAGCCGTCGGCGCGATTCCTCCACCGCCGACATGTCCAGCGGGCGATCCGGCTGGATCGTGACGTCCTTGCGGATCACCGAGTCCTGCGTGATGTCATTCCCCTGAATCGTGACAACGCCCGCCCGGAACCGGCCCCCCTCGCGGACAAGCAGCAGCAGATCCACCACGGGCCTGTCCGAATCTCGAATCTCGCGGACGTTGATCTGCGCGTCCACCCACCCCATCTTCCCATACGCCTCGGCCACTCTCTGGGCGCTCTCACGCACCGCCCGCTGCCCATACACGTCGCCGGGCTTCACCGACATCAGGCCCATCGCCTGCGCATCGCTGATCACCGGCGGCGCGTCCGACCCGGTCTCGATCTTCACCCCGCGAAGCGTGAACACCGGGCCCTCGTCGATCTCGAACGTCACGATCGCCTCGCGATTGTCGGGGCTGAGTTGCACGCTCCGATCGACGCGGGCGTCGAGATAACCCCGATCACGGTAATACTCAAGGATCGTGCCCACGTCCTCGTCGAGTTTCGTCTCGTTGAGCGTGGAACGCCGCAGGAGCGACCCCTCAACGGTCTTGAGTTCACGCAACAACTCGCGATCGAGGAAGGAGACATTCCCCCGGAATCGCACCGTGCGCACGTTGGTCCGTTGCCCCTCGCGCACGCGGAAGACCAGCGTCCCCGAGCGCTCGAGCGCAGGGATGTCGGCCGTCACCTGCGCGTTGAAATACCCCTCGTCAAGATACCGCTTCTCGATCGCGCGCGACGCGCGCTCGATGCGCGTGCCATCCACAGGCGTGCCCCGGAGCGAGCCGACACCCTCCAGCACCCCCGTGTCCGTCAGTACGCTGTTCCCCACGCACACCACATCCAGAATCACCGGCTGCAACACCATCGTGTACCGGAGTTCGACGCTCCCGTCGTCCAGCGGCACCACTCGCGTCTCGATCGTGCGGAACGGCCCAAGCCGCGTCAGAAGCCCGACATCGCTCGCCGAGACCGCCGTGGAATACGGCAGGCCCTCACGCAGCCGCAACTGGTTCCGCGCCAGACGATCGAGCGCGCCCTCCAGCGGAAACGCCGGCTCCTCGCTCGCCCCCGCCTTGGTCGCCAACAGGGACACACGCCGGACAGGCCGACCCTCAAACGGGCTCGCGCCCTCGACCACTCCTGCCCGGGCCGACGAAGGCCCGTTCGCCCCCGCCCCCGAATCCCCGGCCCCATTCTGAGCCAAGGCCGAGTTCGCCCCCGTGATCGTCACCACCAGACCAATGGCCGCGCACCACCCCCCACCCTTCCAGGCCCGAGCAGATCGCGAGGTTGGTGCACACTCACTCACGGGACGCAGACGATATCGCCATCCACCGCCAAACACCAACCGCGACCGAACACTTCCACGCCCACCCAACTTGCGGGATCACCGCCTTGATTCGACCCCCCCGAATCGGTATTCTCACCTCCCCAACCTACACCGAACCACGATCGGGCGTTTGTGTCGCCCGGCGCGTGGTGATTCGGGGAGTTGGTCGGCCGAGCGTGCGACTCGCCGCTCGTGTCGTCGGATGTGTGTCATGCCGAGTTGGATGCGTCGGGCAAGACGGGTTGGCATTGCCTTGGTCGCGCTTGCGTCCGTCGCTATCGGTCTGGCCGCGATGGGCTTCGCGCTCCGTCCCGATGTCGCACGCGAACTCCACACCTGGCGCCTCGCCTCGCTCCTCGGATTGATGCTGCTTCCCGCGGTCGTCTCCATCGTCTGGGGCATGGGACGGACCAACGCCACAAAGGTCTCCAGAGATCCCGCCGCCGCGGACACCAACGCCGAGGAATCCTCGGCCTCCCGAACCGTGACCATCGACGAGCCCGCGGTCGATCGATCAACACGGAACGCAGAGACGCCCGGGCGCCACGAGGACGAGACCTCGCCCGATCACGATGTCGATCGACACAACGACCGCACGCGATTCCCGGCCGGTCGCTCTAGCACCCCGCGTTGAATCGCGCCAGGTAGTACAAGAGATCGTCGATCGTGACCCCGCCGTCGGGCGTGCCCGTTCCCGACCCGTCGTCCACGTCGGCGCTCACCAGTCCCTGGTTGAAAATCGACAGGTAGTACAGCAAGTCGTCGATGGTCACCCCACCATCCGGCGTGCCCGTTCCCGTCCCATCGTCCACATCGGCCACACACACCGGCCCCCCCTGATTCACCACAATCGTCAGCGTGTCCGTGTCCATCCCGCCGAGGTTGTCGGTCACGGTCAGCGTCAGGTTGTGCGTCCCCACCGCAAACGCACCCTGATACAGCGCCGGCCCATCCTGCAGCACGAGCGCACCCTCCGTCCACGTGTACGTCGCGATGAACCCATCAGGGTCGGTGCTCGCCGACGCATCCACCGTGACCAGTTCCGTGCCGCTGTTGTCCGTGTCGGTCACGGTCTGATCATTCCCCGCGATCGCTGTCGGGAGTTGATTCACGGGTGCCGTGCAGCCCGGGAATCCCGACCCCGTGTTCGTGCCGCACACCGACCCAGGCCCCTTCCACGATCCGCCCGATGTTGTGCACGTCGATTGATCGGCGAGGAAGCACCCCGCCGTCCCGAAGCAGCACGCCCCAGTCGCCGGTGGACAGTTCGTCGGGTCCCACGTCGCCCGCATCACCCAATCACCACGCGGGCGGCATCCCGTCAGGCAAATGATGAACGTGCTGTCCGCTTGCAATCCGCTGAACCGCGTCCACCCACCATTCGGCGGGCATCCGGTCGCACCACAGTTGAGCGCAAAGAGCCAGTTCTCCGCGGGGAAGTTGAGGGCCCCGTATCCCGAGCCGCACCCGATCACCGTGTTGTCGGTGGTCGGGAAGGCGTTGCTCTCCGAGGGCGGCGCCGTGAAGCACGGGTTCGCCGTCTGGTTGTTGTGCTGATCGATCCGGAAGCCCACACTGAACGTGTGCTCCGTCGCGCCCGGCGGCAGGAAGATGAACACCTGATCCGGGTCCGCCGGATCGACCTGCGCCACCACGTTCACACCCTGCGTCCCAGGCTCCATCTGGATCGGTGGCAAAAGATCGTCCACCGAGTTGAACGACGCCACCAGCGTCCCTGTGCTCGGCAGCCCATCCCAGAACAGCACCGACCACTGCGTCGTCGTGTTCACCTGGGCATCCAACTGCGCGAAGATGCACTCCACCTGCGTCACCTTCAGAGGGAACATGCTCGCCGGAAGCGTGTACGAGACGGCCGCGATCTCGCCCTCCCCCATGCCCCCCTGCGCCGTGTACGTCCCACCCGAGAAACTCGCGCTCGTGTACGTCGAGATCTGCGGACACTCGCCGCGAGGCGTGATCATCCCCTGCTGCGCCTGCTGATCGTGCGAGAGCCGAACTCGCATCGTCTTGATCGCCGCGTTCTCGATCAAGAGTTCGTTGAGACGCGACTCGCTCGCCGGCTCCTCGGCCCATGCCGACGCCGCCAGCCCGCAAACCATCCCAAAGCACAGAGCGCCGATTCCCAGGGCACGAGTCTTCATCACGCGTTCTCCATCAATGCAAACAACAAGCGATAGCATGTGTCGGATCCCGAACCCCACCCTATTCGCGGCCCGACGCTCGCAGTATCAATGAAAATGGGCGACCCCGCAAGGGAAAATCGCCCAAAGTACACATTCTGTTTGGGGTTTCAAGTCCCAATCCGGCCTACATATGGATCGCTCGCCCCTCCGACGCCAAGGCCGCCTCGTGGATCCCCTCGTGCATCGTCGGGTGCGCGTGCACCGTGCAGATGAGTTCCTCGGTCGTCGCCTCCAGCCGCCGCGCCAGCGACATCTCCGCAATCAACTCCGTCGCCTGGTCGCCCATGATGTGCGCCCCCAGGATCTCGCCCCGAGGCAGCCCGCGGATGATCTTCACGAACCCCTCGGTATGGGCCGCCGCGATCGCCTTGCCGTGCGACATGAAGGGATACTTCCCGACCTCGTAATCCTGCCCCTTCTTGAGGCCCTGCTCGATGAGTTTCTGCTCCGTGGCCCCGACGCTCGCGACCTGGGGCAGGCAATACGTGCACCCCGGGATCAC encodes:
- a CDS encoding OmpH family outer membrane protein encodes the protein MTQTRSLFRSPTVLAVALALVTLAGVQIHSASATKREASIAPAVVGVVDMEKLFGNLKELKDENGKLDGIAKQRKAEIETKEEALKVKAKRLTELPNDQVDQHRQLEQELYEENEQLKVKVALYRRRSDVESGEVIRELYEKVNAEIVKFAQAEGFDLIMIDTSKIKLPPNRTNGEYNSIIKDRSMLFVSERLDITDALTTRMNNNYAAGK
- the bamA gene encoding outer membrane protein assembly factor BamA encodes the protein MTITGANSALAQNGAGDSGAGANGPSSARAGVVEGASPFEGRPVRRVSLLATKAGASEEPAFPLEGALDRLARNQLRLREGLPYSTAVSASDVGLLTRLGPFRTIETRVVPLDDGSVELRYTMVLQPVILDVVCVGNSVLTDTGVLEGVGSLRGTPVDGTRIERASRAIEKRYLDEGYFNAQVTADIPALERSGTLVFRVREGQRTNVRTVRFRGNVSFLDRELLRELKTVEGSLLRRSTLNETKLDEDVGTILEYYRDRGYLDARVDRSVQLSPDNREAIVTFEIDEGPVFTLRGVKIETGSDAPPVISDAQAMGLMSVKPGDVYGQRAVRESAQRVAEAYGKMGWVDAQINVREIRDSDRPVVDLLLLVREGGRFRAGVVTIQGNDITQDSVIRKDVTIQPDRPLDMSAVEESRRRLERSRLFATDNPKDRPRLTIQPETADEPWYRDVLVEIKETNTGSIAFGGTVGSDGGLAARFSIQQRNFDILDWPSSFSEYFGGRGFRGGGQTFSVEVSPGDRVQSFSISLGEPSLFDSDYSGGISLYARRRVYREYDDIRYGTELSVGRRFGSRWNGSATLGLQSVALDQIEASAPTDYFAVGDETFQTSLGASITRTTTDRPILPTQGTKITLGVEQIGALGGDFTYSAFNASYGLIVPVNEDILGNRSTLAFNIGSRYIPQSPDEVPFYSRYYLGGESFRGFGVRGISPRGVRNDNGLPSSDPIGGTFQFSAGVEFQQPIIADQFLVVLFADTGTVNNDVTFDNYRASVGFGIRLITPLSPVPLAFDFGFPILKEEGDRERLLTFTVDVPFR
- a CDS encoding PKD domain-containing protein codes for the protein MKTRALGIGALCFGMVCGLAASAWAEEPASESRLNELLIENAAIKTMRVRLSHDQQAQQGMITPRGECPQISTYTSASFSGGTYTAQGGMGEGEIAAVSYTLPASMFPLKVTQVECIFAQLDAQVNTTTQWSVLFWDGLPSTGTLVASFNSVDDLLPPIQMEPGTQGVNVVAQVDPADPDQVFIFLPPGATEHTFSVGFRIDQHNNQTANPCFTAPPSESNAFPTTDNTVIGCGSGYGALNFPAENWLFALNCGATGCPPNGGWTRFSGLQADSTFIICLTGCRPRGDWVMRATWDPTNCPPATGACCFGTAGCFLADQSTCTTSGGSWKGPGSVCGTNTGSGFPGCTAPVNQLPTAIAGNDQTVTDTDNSGTELVTVDASASTDPDGFIATYTWTEGALVLQDGPALYQGAFAVGTHNLTLTVTDNLGGMDTDTLTIVVNQGGPVCVADVDDGTGTGTPDGGVTIDDLLYYLSIFNQGLVSADVDDGSGTGTPDGGVTIDDLLYYLARFNAGC